Proteins encoded together in one Impatiens glandulifera chromosome 1, dImpGla2.1, whole genome shotgun sequence window:
- the LOC124930607 gene encoding uncharacterized protein LOC124930607, whose protein sequence is MKHLSTSYFEKKEKAEDPYAPFAYNIYGFALALQVWTYEVIENFILKFVRRNQINDPLRPRLLLYHSNRKNTSIEVKTALETMDVTEMEEKRKADATHKEAANLKKKLAYESIPACILTPPSATSSPQAETPSPRAPTPSVGCEFNEMKEELKIEMKEELKKLKTELINELKITIQESQETHLESFKKMVKDSKKDVEVEKSKEMIAMQETVGDDEKVNDGNDGKKDDVKEDDDKVEDERKEDDEKVEDEQKVEDVKVEDDEKLDGVAKVDDVEVDLKVKVKDEKSVGVDVKAQTNEEIMGGDDNDDNDDFQVITRLTWLEDTEIDAFCHLLRKRISDYPKTYKNSHVAIGDCVLSDRIRREHRDFIKDPANYPVAEFKDYYMGAPHRYMPEWSTIDDVYMPYRIDVYDCDAYLYKNLDPYLKPFCNMIPHIFAKTITPGERVRYPKFNFEGPIQPMTYKRLPHPKVKTAAAKVGEVPRATESGDCGVFTLMYMEHLTANQAVHNVTSENMEFFRQKMAVRLFHQIIEP, encoded by the exons atgaaacatctcAGTACCTCATAttttgagaagaaggagaaggctgaagatccttatgctccttttgcatatAACATATATGGGTTCGCATTGGCACTTCAAGTGTGGACGTATGAGGTCATCGAAAACTTTATCCTTAAATTCGTCAGAAGGAATCAGATTAAtgaccctctacgcccaaggttgttactctatcattccaacaggaaaaaCACATCGATCGAGGTAAAGACTGCCCTAGAGACCATGgatgtgactgagatggaaga gaagagaaaggctgatgcTACTCATAAAGAAGCAgccaacttgaagaagaagcttgcttatgaatcgattCCGGCCTGCATTCTTACTCCCCCCTCCGCGACCTCAAGTCCTCAGGCTGAGACACCTTCTCCTCGGGCTCCAACACCTTCTGTTGGATGTGAATTTAATGAGATGAAAGAGGAGCTGAAAATAGAGATGAAAGAGGAGCTGAAAAAGCTGAAAACAGAGCTCATCAACGAGCTGAAAATCACAATCCAAGAAAGTCAAGAAACTCACCTTGAGTCGTTCAAGAAGATG gttaaggattctaagaaggatGTCGAAGTTGAGAAGAGCAAG GAGATGATAGCGATGCAGGAGACTGTGggggatgatgagaaggtgaATGATGGGAATGATGGGAAGAAAGATGATGTAAAGGAGGACGATGATAAGGTGGAGGATGAACGAAAAGAGgacgatgagaaggtggaggacgaACAGAAG GTGGAGGACGTAAAGGTGGAGGATGATGAGAAGCTGGATGGTGTGGCTAAGGTGGATGATGTGGAGGTTGATCtgaaagtgaaggtgaaggatgagaAGAGTGTGGGTGTGGATGTGAAGGCACAGACAAATGAGGAAATTATGGGAGGAGATGAcaatgatgacaatgatgatttcca AGTTATAACAAGGTTGACATGGCTTGAAGACACT GAAATCGATGCATTCTGCCATCTATTGCGGAAAAGGATTTCCGActatcccaagacatataaaaatTCGCATGTGGCAATAGGGGATTGCGTATTGTCGGATAGAATCAGGCGAGAGCACAGGGATTTTATTAAGGATCCTGCAAACTATCCAGTCGCCGAATTCAAAGACTATTATATGGGCGCACCACATAGATATATGCCCGAATGGTCAACAATTGACGATGTCTACATGCCT TACCGCATTGACGTGTACGACTGTGATGCCTATCTTTATAAGAATCTGGATCCTTATTTGAAACCCTTCTGCAACATGATTCCACATATATTCGCAAAGACAATCACTCCTGGTGAGAGGGTAAGGTATCCTAAATTCAACTTCGAAGGCCCCATCCAACCAATGACTTACAAACGGTTACCACACCCCAAAGTGAAAACCGCTGCAGCTAAGGTTGGAGAAGTCCCACGGGCAACAGAGAGCGGGGACTGTGGGGTATTCACTCTAATGTATATGGAACACTTGACCGCTAATCAAGCCGTGCACAATGTGACCTCAGAAAACATGGAGTTTTTTAGGCAGAAGATGGCGGTCAGGTTATTCCATCAGATTATCGAACCTTAG
- the LOC124930598 gene encoding glutamic acid-rich protein-like, whose protein sequence is MGKKKDKNVDVSYIVFGCCAWYKFSRKSTASDLHTSMQDKIFKKMEVSKEEKSYMVGRSLKICEIGSTDERATLEEEQSRRRLKEKKEENVKVKDEDDDEVEKKKKNDKKKVVEKDEEDKEKIEEDKDEYVEKVNEEDNDEELLDDKDEDVEKEDVMNAKIEIDIVNKLNEKFEDVEENVMNEKIKIEDVVDKVNEMVKEDVIEDVHWLNDVMDKVNDKVEEDVVLNGEKDEKLNEMVEEDKFNEKIEDVEKVNNVVDKKFNEKIKDVEKVNDVVDKVNEMVEKDVVLKDEDLKKDVVLKDDDVFEDKKKVNKKKVQKKVEKKEDNEEGMCL, encoded by the exons AtggggaagaagaaagacaagAACGTCGACGTTTCTTATATTGTATTTGG ATGTTGCGCTTGGTACAAATTCAGCAGGAAGAGCACCGCCTCTGATCTTCACACTTCCATGCAAGACAAGATTTTCAAAAAGATGGAAGTGTCTAAAGAGGAGAAATCTTATATGGTGGGGAGGAGTTTGAAGATATGCGAG ATTGGATCAACTGACGAAAGAG CAACACTAGAGGAGGAACAGAGCAGGAGAAGAttgaaggagaagaaggaggagaatGTTAAGGTGAAggatgaagacgatgatgag gtagagaaaaagaagaagaatgacaAGAAGAAGGTGGTGGAGAAGGATGAGGAAGATAAAGAAAAGATTGAGGAAGACAAGGATGAGTATGTGGAGAAGGTGAATGAGGAAGACAATGATGAGGAATTGTTGGACGACAAGGATGAGGATGTGGAGAAG GAAGATGTGATGAATGCGAAGATTGAG ATTGATATTGTGAATAAGTTGAATGAGAAGTTTGAGGATGTGGAGGAAAATGTGATGAATGAGAAGATTAAG ATTGAGGATGTGGTGGATAAGGTGAATGAGATGGTTAAGGAAGATGTG ATTGAGGATGTGCATTGGTTGAATGATGTGATGGATAAGGTGAATGATAAGGTCGAGGAGGATGTGGTGTTGAATGGTGAGAAGGACGAG AAGTTGAATGAGATGGTGGAGGAGGAT AAGTTTAATGAGAAGATTGAGGATGTGGAGAAGGTGAATAATGTGGTGGATAAG AAGTTTAATGAGAAGATTAAGGATGTGGAGAAGGTAAATGATGTGGTGGATAAGGTGAATGAGATGGTGGAGAAGGATGTGGTTCTCAAGGATGAGGATCTAAAGAAGGATGTGGTGTTGAAGGAtgatgatgtgtttgaggacaaGAAGAAGGTAAACAAGAAGAAGGTGCAAAAGAAGGTGGAGAAGAAGGAAGACAATGAGGAGGGGATGTGtttgtga